A genomic stretch from Carassius auratus strain Wakin chromosome 37, ASM336829v1, whole genome shotgun sequence includes:
- the LOC113056181 gene encoding proteasome activator complex subunit 3-like, translating to MSSLLKVDNEIKTKVDAFRERITAEAEDLVANFFPKKLLELDQFLKDPTINICELKEIHSEINLTVPDPILLTDIHDGLEGQNAKKRKLEDGAGDGKVGGTKVFVMPGGMMKSNGKLVELIEKVKPEIRTLIEKCNTVKMWVQLLIPRIEDGNNFGVSIQEETVAELRTVEGEAASFLDQISRYYITRAKLVSKIAKYPHVEDYRRTVTEIDEKEYISLKIIVSELRNQYVTLHDMILKNIEKIKRPRSSNSDALY from the exons GTTGATGCTTTCAGGGAACGAATTACAGCAGAG gcTGAAGACTTGGttgcaaacttttttccaaaGAAACTGTTAGAGCTGGACCAGTTTTTGAAG gatcccACAATTAATATCTGTGAGCTGAAAGAAATCCATTCAGAGATCAATCTGACAGTGCCAGACCCAATTCTTCTTACAGACATCCATGATGGACTGGAGGGG CAAAATGCTAAAAAGAGGAAACTTGAAGATGGTGCAGGAGATGGCAAAG TTGGCGGGACCAAAGTCTTTGTCATGCCTGGTGGAATGATGAAAAGCAATGGCAAGCTGGTGGAGCTGATTGAAAAAGTCAAGCCTGAAATCAGAACTCTCATAGAAAAATGCAACACA GTCAAGATGTGGGTTCAGTTGTTAATCCCAAGAATAGAAGATGGCAACAATTTTGGCGTCTCAATTCAG GAGGAGACGGTGGCTGAACTCAGAACAGTGGAAGGGGAAGCAGCTTCTTTCTTAGATCAGATTTCCAG GTACTACATCACAAGGGCAAAGCTGGTTTCAAAAATAGCAAAGTACCCTCATGTT GAGGATTATCGTCGCACGGTGACAGAGATTGATGAGAAAGAATACATCAGCCTCAAGATTATAGTGTCAGAACTGAGAAATCAATAT GTAACATTACATGACATGATCCTGAAGAACATTGAGAAGATCAAGAGGCCGAGGAGCAGCAATTCTGATGCTCTGTACTAA